AGTGAAATGGGAAAGGAAGAAATTGTTGAATTATCTCTTCTATTGGTATGTTAAATAAAAAAGGGGATGAGGAAAAATATTATCTTTAAAACAACAAAAGTTAAACTAAAATAATGAATATAAAATCtaggttttattttttaaaataaaaaaatgatttagtttttgacaaaaaatagtataatttcatattttaatattaacataaatactttttattttaacCAATTGGTTAAATAATTTAAGAAATCTATGAAGGCCAATACTAAATCAAATGAGATATCGTACGTATACTTATCTATTGAGATTTTAACTTGTCACTTCTCAAGTTATATCTGACACTCTCCTAAATGTAACGAAAAGACTATAATAGTCTTGCAATTTTCTTTAACATTTTCAAAATTGATTTAAAGGTTGCGTGGATTTCAAAATTTCTCCagtggaaaagaaagaaaaataaaattgtttaacCAATATGTTCTGGCGATTTCCGGTGAACGATTTCCGGTGAAGAGGTCTCCGGCGTAGCGGTTCAATCTTTCTGCAAAGTTCTCTAAGGCTTTGACTACTAAGGAGATTTAAACTCCTAGTCTTCGGACTAGGGATCAATTCAGTAGAAGAAGCTTTGGGGATTAAGGTTTTAACAATGTCTTAGGGTTTGTGATGGGCCGAGGTCGGCCAAAGAAAAAGGCGGTGTAGACTCCACCAGCGAGAGTGAGGATTCTCTCGCCACCAACAAGCTCTAGTGAGAGGAAAACTCCTACACCACAAGGAATAAAGGTTACGGAGATGCCAACACTCGAACCAATTAAAGAGGAAAGGAGTGAAAATGTTGTAGTTATTGAAGAACAAGAGGAACCTGTTGAACAACCATAACTGTGGGATGATGTTATCAAAAGAAATAGGCTCCCCGCAAATGGGATATGACTGGAATACACTGCTCCAAACTTGGTGGATGGAGAAGTTGAGGTAGTTATTGAATCCCTAGATGTACAATCTAAAATCCAATTATGGGGAAATGCTCTCATTCTGTATGCAATTGGGGAAGAATTATCCATGAACGCAGTGAAAAAATTTATGATGAATGCGTGGAATTTTGTCATCTTGCCGGAGTTGTATTACAATGAAGAAAGCTACTTTCTAGTCCGATTCAAATAAAAGGAGGAGAGGGATGCAGTGCTGATGCGAGGCCCCTACACGATCTTTAAGAAGCCAGTGCTGCTACATGAATGGACACCGAATTTCACATTGAAGGAGGATGTGTTACTAATTCTTCCAATTTGGGTGATATTTCCACAGCTGCCTCCGAGTTCTGGGGGGATAAAAGTATAGGGAAGATTGCGAGTGCTATTGGCAGCCAATCATGATGGATGAATGCAAAGCAAGAAAATTGAGAGTATTATATGCCAAAGTTTTGATTGAAGTGGATGTTACAGTTGCACTAAAGGATGAAATTGTGATTAGGGATGAAACTGAAGGTAAATTGACACAGAAAGTTGACTATGAGTGGAAGCCTCCCTTCTGTGTTAAATGCAATAAAGTGGGACATATAAGCAAAGCTAAGGCGACTATACCTGTGAAACGAGTGACACATGGAAACCAAAGCAAAATACTACCTCTGATAAAGGCCCAAAGGTACCGAAAGAGAGAACTACACAGGAAATACCACAAGAGGGGACTACACAGGAAATACCACAAGAAGAGTGGAGAACAATAGGTAATGCTAGTCATCTGAAAGGGAAGAAGCCAACAAACACCCCCTAGAGATTGTAGTTAGATGCGCTAATGGTTTTGATGCCTTCAAGGTTGGAGAATGCTTTGAGGGTGGTGGAACTAGTGTGATCCATGATGCTTAGCTGGAATACAAGAGGGCTCAATAAAAAGGCCAGGAGCATTGAGGTGGGAGCCCATCTCAAGCAACTTCAGATTAGTTGTATTGCTCTCTTAGAGACTAGAGTTAAAGTCAATAATGCAGAACATGTGAGAAATAAGTTGGGTAGGCAGGGGAATTACATAGATAACTATAAAACCATGAGAATGAGAGGATATGGCTCATGTGGAACCCAACTAGTTGGGACCTGAAAATGTTAAATTCTGCTGACCAAGTCATACACTGTGAGGTTTATAACCATAAGGGAGAATTTGCACATTATCTTTCAGCTATCTATGCTCATAACCAGATTAACAAAAGGAAGATTCCGTGGGATGCTAttgtgtaagtttaagagtgcgcctaagaggggggggggggggtgaattaggactttgaaaatttatgcggttttatgagaatgcttgtacttatttttggttaagtgtttgaaggtttttgaatagttcttttcttttcttgataatagtgatgaaagcggtaaaatacggaaaagtaaagaacacaacgatatatactggttcccctcacaatccgagagtactccagtcccctttcaaacacgaaagagattttactattgttagatctttgtacaagcctataccaagactcctcctacaatcttctaacaaaaccaccaagaacaatcctcttggatttcaataagtccttaagagaacaccctccctaaggatacctcttgtttccaaaaatatggacgacaaggttacaactaccaagaacaatcctcttggatttaccaacttgattatgagaacaatcctctcactaatcaacaacccttacttccaacaatcttggatagcaagtcaaaaaataacaaaatatattttgagtagaaagttgatgaacatatatcaatctataagattgatcttctctttcaagcaagacaatttacaatgatataatagtgctcaagtgtttatgtatgaatgagaaacttttctaacaatgtgtagaaaaagtttcaatgaaagttcaagtatgaaacacttgtatatatgaaaatatatgatcaaaaatgttggtaaattgtaatgaaagaggtgagatttaaatctgaagtttatggtatttatataggtatttacaccctttagaaagagtataaaatgatcaaacaatgcaatgtttaaggttTGAAAAGATATTCACGTTTGAACATAAAGCAAAATGAAACAAGGCAATGTTTCagcaggtaatcggttaccaaaagcagggtaatcggttacccactcTAACGttcatattttttgaaattttcaacacagtaaccgattactgaaacaagggtaatcggttacccatacaaaaaacagtgGGAAAagtttcagtaaccggttactgaaaccagggtaaccggttacctcagcaTAAAAGGTGAAAAAGCATGTTTTTCAAGGttggaaacttatgccatgcatatataagtttgggcatgcatatgtatgaaagtttatatgatttttgagcactaaggAATACCAATATAAAAGTATTTAACTTATACCATTATGACTTGAAGATCAATCAACCAAAGCTAAAACTTCATGAAGGTTGCAATCTTTATCCAtagcttatttgatctttttgctcatcctttattgatgcatacttatgatagttgtcttcatcaaaacataatgTTGTAGAGGCttgccttcacattctccccctttttgatgatgacaacctttgaaatatgaagtgtaatgttcttatgtgaatgctccccctaaatttgataactcccccttgatcaaagctctcccttgatttatagagaattttacttctttgtggctgcaaatattagagacaagcaagcatacacatacacacaaatatcttctccccctttgtcattatcaaaaaggatgggaaaaagataaattattgaaaataaaatatgaacacaattaattctttacctatgagttttaacTCACGAGTGActtcatcaaacattcatctttggtgaatattattttgaagcttttgtcacaaagttgacttttgcttagaagattttgctttagtctttcaacataaagtacatcttcaatTGATATGAAAATTAGTGCTTCAACTTTGCCAATGCCAAGAgttcttcctttaaggtattatccatatgtgaaatcacccttgaactttataactagatttgaaagttagtttaagtcttccatcaaatgcttagaaccaccacttgtcaaaaaacaccatagattttaagtggtcctcaagcaaacctacaaaacaaattaagtttgatttggtacccaatgtgctttgggtccatcatagttagttcctttcttaacccacacataatgtccgcttgccacactaaagtttctaacatagcaagcattaggtgtatgaccaacaataccacaataaaaacaagtaggaacaaaattacttctatatctaggaacatatggtttctttttaggaaaccttttaggatgatgatgaaccttttgtgctttatccaatttgttgaattgttcgcttgccttcacaaagatagttttactagtacttggtttagactttgcatatccaagaccacttttatcattagggaatctttgttgcctaaggacaccttccaacccaatttgtcctttttcatacctttcaaggactctctttaattgaacaatttggaaagaaagtgattcacaattcttgcatgacaCATCCTCCTTTTGAACattaataattttctctttttcatccttatgttcttcttcaattattttaaacttttcttctaaagatgatattattttcttttgagatgaaataGTTTTATAGAGACTTTTGCactcttttaataattcatctattgcaccttgtgcatcaATATCATAAAGAGAagattcattactaacctcattgtcttcatcatcggAATGATGTGATGCTATGAATACTAGATTTGCGCTTTCGTCACTATCCGAATTGGATGATGAACTTGTATCAAAGTCTTCCTATGCAACATAGGCCTTTTTATTCTTGAAGTCCACTTGTGATCTTAATCTTTTATCTTTGATGGTTCCTTCATAAGTTTCCACCAAcatatcccatatttcctttgccgTTGTGCATGCCGAAATGCGAAAAAAATCTTTTATGCTAAATGCACCTTGAAGAAAATTGATTGCCTTTTTATCATACATGACCTTTTTCTTATCATCGTCATTCCATGAATCTTTAggctttgttgattcaacaccgTTGACAACAattgtaggaacaaagggaccattctggactgcttcccatatttctattccttgtgcttctaagtgagccttcatccGAATTTTCCAGAAGTCAAAGTATTcttcacaaaacaatggaggtttGTTGAAACTACTACCATATTTGATAACCGGATTTGCATTTGCGGAAGCCATCTGGAtgtttaggaacaagttacctataacttgctctgatgccaattgtaagtttaagagtgcgcctaagagggggggtgaattaggactttgaaaatttatgcggttttatgagaatgcttgtacttatttttggttaagtgtttgaaggtttttgaatagttcttttcttttcttgataatagtgatgaaagcggtaaaatacggaaaagtaaagaacacaacgatatatactggttcccctcacaatccgagagtactccagtcccctttcaaacacgaaagagattttactattgttagatctttgtacaagcctataccaaaactcctcctacaatcttctaacaaaaccaccaagaacaatcctcttggatttcaataagtccttaagagaacaccctccctaaggatacctcttgtttccaaaaatatggacgacaaggttacaactaccaagaacaatcctcttggatttaccaacttgattatgagaacaatcctctcactaatcaacaacccttacttccaacaatcttggatagcaagtcaaaaaataacaaaatatattttgagtagaaagttgatgaacatatatcaatctataagattgatcttctctttcaagcaagacaatttacaatgatataatagtgctcaagtgtttatgtatgaatgagaaacttttctaacaatgtgtagaaaaagtttcaatgaaagttcaagtatgaaacacttgtatatatgaaaatatatgatcaaaaatgttggtaaattgtaatgaaagaggtgagatttaaatctgaagtttatggtatttatataggtatttacaccctttagaaagagtataaaatgatcaaacaatgcaatgtttaaggttTGAAAAGATATTCACGTTTGAACATAAAGCAAAATGAAACAAGGCAATGTTTCagcaggtaatcggttaccaaaagcagggtaatcggttacccactccaacgttcatattttttgaaattttcaacacagtaaccgattactgaaacaagggtaatcggttacccatacaaaaaacagtgGGAAAagtttcagtaaccggttactgaaaccagggtaaccggttacctcagcaTAAAAGGTGAAAAAGCATGTTTTTCAAGGttggaaacttatgccatgcatatataagtttgggcatgcatatgtatgaaagtttatatgatttttgagcactaaggAATACCAATGTAAAAGTATTTAACTTATACCATTATGACTTGAAGATCAATCAACCAAAGCTAAAACTTCATGAAGGTTGCAATCTTTATCCAtagcttatttgatctttttgctcatcctttattgatgcatacttatgatagttgtcttcatcaaaacataatgTTGTAGAGGCTTGCCTTCACATATTGAGGAACACAATAGGAAAATTAAGGGGCCTTAGATTATTATTGGAGAGTTTAATAATGTTCTTAAAATCAATGATAAAATAGGAGGAAAGGAGGTGCATAGCAAGGAGTATGTGGATCTGGAGAGTATGATGCAGACTATTGGATTCATTGAACATGATACTAGAGGGAATCCATATACTTGGTCAAATAAACACACAACAGGTGTGATTTACTCCAGGATAGATAGGGCCCTTTGTAACACTGACTGGTTCTTAAAATACCTTGATAGCGACCTGGAAATTCTGAATCCCCACATTTCCGATCATTCCCCCCCTGAGACTTAATATGTAGAATGTTGACAACATTTAGAGAGTCAGACCTAGATTTAAATTCCTCAACTGTACAGGGGAAGATCTTGATAATAAGGACACTGTTAGAAGCAATTAAGATATCAATGTACTTGGGAGACCCATGTATACTATCTGGCAGAAATTACTGAGATTGCAGAGCCCATTGGGGAGATTGAACAAGAAGATCTATTAGAGAAGCCAAAGTATACAAGATAGCAGAACCAACTTACACTTAGCTCAAGACTAGTTGAGTAATGATCCTTTCAATTATGAGTTAATCAAGAATCTGAAAGAGCTGACTGATGAGGTGATCCTCAAAACTGAGACTGAAGAGAAAATCGTTATCCAGAAGGCTAAAATAGACTGGATACAATTGGGGGATGGTAACAACAAGTACTTCTATGCTAATCTCaaggaaaaaaataagaaaactaCTCTGAATAAGCTTGAGGATAATACTGGTGCCAGATTATGGAATTTCAAGGACATTGAAAAGGAAATCCTTCACTTTTATGAGAACCTTGTAGGTACAAATACCTCAAACACAATTCATGTGGATATAGAAGCTATTAGAAGAGGACCTCAACTTAGTAATGACAAAGCTGATAGCCTCATTCTACCAGTCACTGGAATTAAAATTTGGCAAGCTCTACAAGGGATTGGTGCATGTAAGGCCCTTGGTGCTAATGGATACAATGCTAGATTCTTTAAACAAAGTTGGAAAATTGTTAAAGGTGATGTAACTAATGCTGTCCAAGATTTTTTCTGTCATAAGAGATTATTTGCTGAAGCCAACTGCTCATTGGTTACCCTCATACCAAAAACAAAGGAGGCTAAAACAGTTAAGGATCTTAGACCCATGGCCTGCTGTACTActctttataaaattatatctAACATTCTCACTAGCAGATTGAGTAGGGTTGTGGGAGATATTGTTGATGAGAGCCAATCTTCTTTTGTTTCTGGCAGAAATATCCAAGATAACACCCTGATTGCTCATGAGCTAATTAGAGGCTACAATAGGAAACATCTCTCCCCAAGATGTGCTATTCAAATGGATGTGCAATAAGCTTATGATACTGTGGAGTGGATAGCTTTGAAGCACATAATGCAAGAGTTAAATTTCCCTAGAGAGTTCAGTGATTGGATTATGCTCTCCCTCATTACTGTCACCTACAGATATGCCATAAATGGGCCGATTAGTAGGAAACTCAAAGCTAAAAGAGGACTCAGACAGGGGGATCCTATCTCCCctattctcttttttttaatcATGGAATACTTGCATAGATGTTTGGCCAAGTTGCAGGATAATCCAGATTACAAATTTCATCCTAAATGTGCTAGACTGGGAATCACAAACATCTACTTTGCAGATGATTTACTTTTATTTGCTAGGGCTGATGTTGTGTCtattcaattgatgatgtaggTTTTTAATCATTTTTCCAGGTTCACTGGGCTGAAAGCTAACCCTACCAAGTGTAAGGTGTACTTTGGTGGTACTTGCTTAGAGGAAAAAGAAACCATTATGAGAATCACTGGATATGAAGAGGGGGCTTTGCCTTTCAAGTATTTGGGAGTCCTTCTCTCTAGCGGGAGATTAAGTATTACTCAATGCCAGGCGCTGGTGGATAAAATTATAGCAAGAATACACCATTGGACCTCTCATATGCTTAGTGCTGCTGGTAGGAGTTAATTGGTTAAAAGTGTTCTTTTTTCTATTACAACATATTGGATACAAGTGTTTCCTCTCCCCAAGAAGATGATTCATCAGGTTGAGAGCATTTGCAGGATGTTCTTATGGAGTGGAAAGAATTCTGGTAGCAAAAAAGCCCCCATTGCTTAGGATAGGGTTTCCAATCCAAAGAATGATGGAGGTTTGAACTTCACTTTTCTAATGGAGTGAAATCAAGCCACTATGCTCAAACTTCTTTGGAACATACAGGGTAAAAAGGACAAGCTATGGGTTAAATGGCTGGATACCTATTATGTGGAAGGAAGGAACTTCCAGGACTGGACACCGCCTAGTGATTGCTCCTAGACCCTGAAGCAGATAGTGAAAAGTATAGAGCTCAGCTTACAACAACAGGACTGGGAGATAACCCTCAGAGAAGAGAAATTCAAAATTGCAAAATACTACAATAAGCTGAGAGGGGAAAAGCAGAAAGTTGAGTGGAATGTTGTCTTCTTCAGTAATATGGCTAGACCTAGGGTAAAGTTCCAATTATGGACGTTGTTTATAAGAAGGCTAGCATCTAGAGATAGACTGCAGAGATTTGGTTTAAACATTGAGTTATCCTGTGTTTTCTGTACTGAGCTGGAATCTATTGATCATTTGTTCTTCAACTGCAGATCCACACAGGAAGTTTGGAATAAAATTCTTATGTGGATTGGCTATACTCATGTGGGACAAGAATGGAACATAGAGAAAAATTGGATTGTGCAGGAATTGAGAAAGAGAGGCTGGAAGCGACAACTCCTCAAAATTGCACTTGCGGAGACAACATATTCCTTATGGAAAGCTAGAAATGAGATCATCTTCAACAACATCCCAATGGCTCAAGATATTGCAACCCGGATCAAGTACATTTTTGTAATCTGTAGCAGATTACATAGGGCCATAAAGGAGCACATTTGCCTTGAAATACTTAGCATACATTAGATAATTAGTTGTTTTCTTGTCCTTTTGATTCTGTATGGCTGTCTGGATCCTAAGGGACCGACTATATTGAgtgtttttatgaattaaaaattTATCTATTCTCCAAAAAATAAAATTCTCCAGCGATATGAGAAATTATTGAAAAAGACCAATGATAAGACTAAAATTTCGGTACAAAACCATTCATTTATCTCTACGATATGcatgtttgtttgattttttattttgagaGTTGGTTTTGAGAGTTGAAGAGGACAAATGAAAGATTTTTTAAAAGTGATAGAAAAGAtagataaaatgaaaataaaaataatttttatcaatGGCCACATTTTTCAGGCCTTAAACATTCGAGTGAAGATATTTAAGCAGATGATTAGAATTATGGATGTCactcataaaatttgttttttgttgtttgtctAGTATATAATGATCACAAAGTTTTTGTTTATTCAATTTCTTACGATCTAGTAAATCTTATTTAACTAGTTCAATCATATTTCACTAACATGTCATAACCTTAATAATTGTGAAACCatctaaaatatataaatcaCATATTTTAGACTTTTAGTATTTATTAATGCACCATGCAAAACTTTCAACTGTCATGTTCAATTTTAGTTCAATAGTCCAAATCATCAAACTGTTGGAAAATAAGTGTGAGTTGTATGAAGAAACAAGTGTGAGTtctaagtcccacattgcttaaaAAAGTGGAGGTTAAGCACTTTATAAATGAGATGACTCATACACCTATCACTTTAAGGTTTTGGGTAAATATACGGTGTCTCTCTGTTAAACCACATTTTGTGAGTTAATACATCCTTAGTTAGTGATTAGTTTAATGTTATTTTGTCTGTAATTTGTTTGATTTCCATGTTTATTTGCTGTTTTGGTTTAGTTAGTGTGGAGCACATTAGGTGCTCCCTTTTGTTGGTTTAATGTTGTTTTAAATGCAGGAGTTAGTACGGAGGCATGCTGAGGCAAGACTAAGCAAGTCAGAATGAGTGCTATAAGGAAGGAAGCCAAATTCGTGATGGATTAAAGTGCAAGCTGGTGTAAAAGAGGAGAAATAGTCATAATGGAGGGAAGAAATGTATTGGGTACTGAAAATGAGAAGGAAAAATATTCAAACATAAAGTTGGAGCGAGCAGCGCTACAAGATATAAAAAACCTGCAAAAAGTACACTGCTGCGCCGCCTACTATGACAGTCTTCCCAATTCACCTTGTCCCCCCATTACTATCGGCTAGTACTGAAGTTTTGTCCTTTGCTAAGGAGACGTTTAGGATTCCTTGGGCTGAGTAATTCTTGATCCGAGGCCCATGATTCAAGACACAAGGGAAACCCTAATCCTCTTGGTCTATAAAAAGAGATGTAAGAATCATTTGAAGGAGTTCAACATTTTTTTAGTTACAAAGTTGTTTATTCCTGAGTGTGTTGCGGAAGTGTGCTGAAGATTCTCTCCCCGTTCATTTTTGTACTTGTTGATGAACACTGGCGCGAATGAAGCAGTTTCTTGAAGACTTAGCCGTCTCAAGTTTCACTTCAAGTCTCTCTTAGGTTTAATATCTTTTGTGCAATTTATTGTGTAAGGACGTTTCTTTTGAGAACCATGTTCATTGTTTGTACTCAGCTCACTATGAGCTAAAATCCTTTTAGTTGAGTTATGAGAAGTTAATATATAAAGTGTGTTTATGTTAAAAGTGTGTGATTAGTGTATGCTTTACCATATAAGTATTTACAAGCTAGTTGTTGTGAGAGATCCAACAACAAGTGGACTTCATGAGTAAAAATGGTTGAAAGAGTAGGATAAAGATATTCACTTGAATTAGTTGCTTAGATATAAGTAACTACAATCATTAAGGAACTCAGAGCCTTTAATAGACATATTCTATGGCTACAAGTGGGGCTTAGAGATTTATTTCCCTTATCCTTTTATATATGCCACTGATTGTGTAGAGATACACGTTTAGATCCTTTTGACCATGCATGTCATGACTTCACACATACTAAACACTTAAACGcactaacatatatatatatatatatatatatatatatatatatatggatcatATCTCAACTATATTTCTATTATCACTTCTACAACACTTTGTCTTTTGCTACCTTTagtttataatataagaaagCTGGACTCAATTCCAACAATTATTATTTCTCTTACTTATGCTTAAAATGGAAAATAGAGTTAATACAAGAGCCTTGTCTGCGTAGTAGCACTCCATGTGGGTACGATACTCTTATATTTATCACTTATTGCAATCAAAACATGTATACTTTCATGTGACACTGTAGAATTGAGAACACTCTCTCATTTGTTTGGGTGAGTCTTTGATCTTTAGGTGAATGTTTGACCCAATGTGAATACTTCCCTCTTATGATGACCCCATCAATGGTATCAAAGTCTGGTTCGATTAAGGGACCGTCTCCTTGTATCAAAAGTATTTCTAGCATGGTGGTTAGTCGGCGTGTCCCTTTGGAGTGCCCATGACGAGATAAAGGTGTCTCCCAACGACGCTACAAGCATGTGGATGAAAGAGCTTCCGCTTGAGGGAGAGCATATTGGATGAACTCACACTTAAGGGGGAGATTATTGGGAAACAGGTGTGATTCGTATGAAGAAACAAGTGTGAGTtctaagtcccacattgcttagaaaaGTGGCGGTTAAACACTTTATTAATGAGATGAcccatacacctatcaccttaaagttttgggtgaatatgtgatGTCTCTCTCATTTTCTTGGGTGAGTCTTTGATCTTTAGGTGAATGTTTGACCCAATGTGAATGCTTCCCCCTCGTGATGACCCATCACAAACATGTGATGGATAATAAATTTCGATTAAGTTTGGAAACATACCTCAAATAACATCTTGAGCCAAACCATCCCAAAATCATAAATCTTACAAGCTTTAGTATTATTGAGTCAAATGATTGCATCTTCTTTTTGCTCCAAAGTTCGTGATTCAACTCTTTTTTGTCTCGAAACCCATTATCACCAGTTCACTAGCACTTTGATTACCATCCTTATCTGAGGTGAGTGCAATATGAACTAAATTAACCTATCTTAGTTTATCGTTACAATCCTCCTTAAAGTGTCTGGTTTTATGACAAATGAAGCAAATGAGCTTTGATTTTTAGAACCCTTTAAACTTAGACCtatattttgtttcattttagtCTCTCATACACTCATACACCCACTCCTCCATCGTAAAACAATTAAATTATCTCCATTATCTTTAACTTTTATGTCTTTAAGTTTTGTAAATTTCTTGGTTCTAACCATCGACAAACCTCCTCTAAGGTGGTAGTGCCTTATATACCATAAAGAATTACATAGTTGAAATCTCAAATGACATGGATAATGAGCTTAACAAGAGTAAATTCTTGTTATCATAATCAAGTTTCGCCTTAATGTTATATAAGTCATTAATAATTTTGTGAAATTATGTCTATTATTCTAAAATGGATAGGCATGGAATCAGGTCGAGGCGGAGACGAGTTTTGCCTTTTCTGTACTCAAATGTGAATCTTTATTATATACACTTTCCTCACTCCAAACCCAAACATATATAAATATTGGAACTCAAAATTTGTCTCAAACGGATCCGGGTATTCACGCTCTACACTCATCCTCGTATTAGAATCAATTTCGTTATAGTTGAAATAGTCATTTTTTAACCCAATAATATGTCTCGAACTCTAAATA
The Vicia villosa cultivar HV-30 ecotype Madison, WI unplaced genomic scaffold, Vvil1.0 ctg.001077F_1_1_2_unsc, whole genome shotgun sequence DNA segment above includes these coding regions:
- the LOC131633123 gene encoding uncharacterized protein LOC131633123, whose translation is MARPRVKFQLWTLFIRRLASRDRLQRFGLNIELSCVFCTELESIDHLFFNCRSTQEVWNKILMWIGYTHVGQEWNIEKNWIVQELRKRGWKRQLLKIALAETTYSLWKARNEIIFNNIPMAQDIATRIKYIFVICSRLHRAIKEHICLEILSIH